A stretch of DNA from Dokdonia sp. PRO95:
TTTTTTTACTAGATATTCTTGCCACTTACGTAATAAAACAAAGAGTGTAATCGCACCTAGTATACCTGATAGATAGGTTGCCATCTCTTTAAATATTAACCACCCAAATAGGATGATTAAAAAGATGATAAAGAACTGACGTAAAAGGTTAGGTTTGAGTGTTTGCATATATTATTTGGCAAATATTTGAGAGTCGTTTCTAAAAGCTTTAAACTCAAGGGCGTTACCACAAGGATCATAGAAGAACATTGTAGTTTGCTCGCCAGTTAGACCTTTAAAACGCACATAAGGTTCTATTACAAAATCTACGTGTGGTGCTATTTTTTCGGCAAATGCTTCAAAATCTTCCCAAGCGAGTACAACTCCAAAATGAGGCACAGGTACCGCTTTACCATCTACTTCATTATGCACTTCATCTACAGTAGATTTTTCCTTGTAATGAATCACTAGCTGGTGTCCAAAAAAATTAAAATCTACCCAGTGGTCACTGCTGCGGCCTTC
This window harbors:
- a CDS encoding VOC family protein — its product is MTVRPFHLAIPVDDVEKARVFYRDILNLPEGRSSDHWVDFNFFGHQLVIHYKEKSTVDEVHNEVDGKAVPVPHFGVVLAWEDFEAFAEKIAPHVDFVIEPYVRFKGLTGEQTTMFFYDPCGNALEFKAFRNDSQIFAK